Proteins encoded together in one Acanthochromis polyacanthus isolate Apoly-LR-REF ecotype Palm Island chromosome 12, KAUST_Apoly_ChrSc, whole genome shotgun sequence window:
- the aqp10a gene encoding aquaporin-10a, with amino-acid sequence MKFSRRVKSALVRECMAEVLGTFVLVFFGEATAAQARLSKNTESVLFSANFAFPVGVIAGMYLTMGISGAHLNPAVTLSFCVLGRWPWRKLLPYSLSQILGAYLAAGVVFLVYYEAIMDYSGGVLSISGPNETATIFFTSPSEYLTLGRSVLDQVVGTAMLMLCILPLGEKRNTPAPNDLIPVVVGVIVFGLSISVGGNCMGAINPARDFGPRLLTLTVGYGIETFTCYNYWFWVPLVVPNVGGVLGTFIYLLFIQWQLPDPEPPEDSSNLFTISDKLKQEATTWDNGDKLKAERL; translated from the exons ATGAAGTTTTCACGGAGAGTGAAGAGCGCTCTGGTGAGAGAGTGCATGGCCGAGGTCCTGGGAACTTTCGTCTTGGTG TTCTTTGGCGAGGCGACTGCAGCTCAGGCGAGATtgagcaaaaacacagaaagcgTACTTTTCTCGGCCAACTTTGCCTTTCCTGTGGGTGTCATCGCAGGCATGTACCTCACCATGGGCATCTcag GCGCCCACCTGAACCCAGCGGTGACTCTGAGCTTCTGTGTTTTGGGCCGGTGGCCGTGGAGAAAGCTGCTTCCCTACAGCCTCAGTCAGATTCTGGGAGCTTACTTGGCCGCAGGGGTCGTCTTTCTGGTCTACTATG AGGCTATAATGGACTATAGCGGAGGAGTGTTGTCGATTTCTGGCCCTAATGAGACTGCAACTATATTCTTCACATCTCCCTCAGAATACTTGACTTTGGGCAGAAGTGTCCTCGACCAA GTGGTGGGAACCGCCATGCTGATGTTGTGCATCCTGCCTCTGGGCGAAAAGAGGAACACTCCGGCTCCCAATGATCTGATTCCTGTTGTGGTGGGAGTGATCGTCTTCGGCCTCTCCATCTCAGTGGGGGGCAACTGTATGGGCGCAATCAATCCTGCTAGGGATTTTGGACCTCGACTTCTCACACTGACAGTAGGCTATGGCATCGAGACCTTCAC GTGCTACAACTACTGGTTCTGGGTTCCTctggtggttccaaatgtcGGAGGTGTTTTAGGTACTTTCATTTATCTGCTCTTCATCCAGTGGCAGCTTCCCGATCCGGAGCCTCCGGAAGACTCTTCCAATCTGTTCACCATCAGCGACAAACTCAAACAAGAGGCCACCACGTGGGACAACGGAGACAAGTTAAAGGCTGAACGTTTGTGA
- the c12h1orf43 gene encoding protein C1orf43 homolog isoform X1, whose product MRIDSLLSRINVVLVMAYGSLVFVLLFIFVKRQIMRLAMKSRRGPHAPLGHNAPKVFFVFPLQELRQEIEAKLCLVQKIHFEPRLLSPDDDRLNQREQSGSYDYLYRMKALDAIRDTDFPFRELGGSSAAVTGKRFRTWLLQLRNSHCMFRDKQRSVIDTVLDGYNKARHGAEAFGEAEYVKYQEALTELASIVKSHSSSSGGGGGTPSQRHQSAAKDLTISSEPAGTSPSSPTQTTYLTSSMQHRSKRPRHFLELKSFKDNYNTLDSTL is encoded by the exons ATGCGGATCGATTCTCTTCTGTCAAGAATTAACGTGGTGCTGGTGATGGCCTACGGCAGTCTG gtctttgttttgctttttatctTCGTCAAAAGACAAATTATGCGACTTGCCATGAAGTCTCGTCGAGGACCTCATGCTCCTCTCGGCCACAACGCGCCAAAG gttttctttgtgtttccgcTGCAGGAGCTGAGACAAGAAATAGAAGCCAAACTGTGCCTAGTCCAGAAAATCCACTTTGAGCCTCGTCTGCTGTCTCCAGACGATGACCGGCTGAATCAGAGAGAGCAGTCGG gtTCCTACGACTACCTGTACAGGATGAAAGCACTTGATGCCATCAGGGACACAG ACTTTCCTTTCCGGGAGCTGGGAGGATCGTCCGCGGCTGTGACAGGAAAACGGTTTCGTACGTGGCTTCTGCAGCTCCGGAACTCCCACTGCATGTTCAGAGACAAGCAGAGATCTGTGATCGACACGGTGCTGGACGGCTACAATAAAGCTCGACACGGAGCAGAG GCCTTTGGTGAAGCAGAATATGTGAAATACCAGGAAGCTCTAACCGAACTGGCCTCTAT TGTGAAgtctcacagcagcagcagtggtggaggaggtggcaCTCCGAGCCAGCGCCATCAATCTGCAGCCAAAGACCTGACCATCAGCTCCGAGCCTGCAGGAacctccccttcctcccccacCCAGACCACCTACCTCACCTCTTCAATGCAGCATCGCAGCAAGAGGCCCAGACACTTCCTGGAGCTGAAGAGCTTCAAGGACAACTACAACACGCTGGACAGTACGCTGTGA
- the si:dkey-92i15.4 gene encoding uncharacterized protein si:dkey-92i15.4, whose protein sequence is MDLSLLPTSDYDKERTATRFTIRSANSPSYSLSRRPGVRKREEAGECHANGTNKEEDSGYQARTRSRVQGQSEEKETKLNQNSTADKTTPEVETNRESESRGRTEWRRNNLSSRSRSLDWRAGVQSPDRATKRGRDVSKWAAGLEEGKEVKDGTTGRVTSSLQGYNSAGASGIRDWKQQTLDRNSRGQTLPSRLRLTETSSSVGPKGGQSILERIQKLFGSAGFGKDSPIPETIGGTFPRRFSSGDTVKSPVQKMWTQKDTISSEASLSPVRSQTRERSPGRQRQGQIQSRYPEEGAGSWGTRFVESGTRSLDRARSRCTVAAQSRATRGINATAQLDSFLEEVSLKDSEKDKSETKLRQIETRGINGRRTDDVTNVKIDWKAADEDVFETNPHKTTPTERKKFTETFSSSASVRNKISQFEALTQRAGSQVVMPRRTFSVPTQLSRRHDGVKKSGSAKEINRLREGFEVGNKAKEKIVGTGRKLVSERSLSVDEVGLRLGKKDTTGSDSDEFRKYSKLKSTLEIPLNGGAERRSRKFYLDEADLVKVSSPEETNEKETSDATAQKTAPSEITSPVSDDDKTPTDTPDLSPFISPAEDATPTADKTENESTSISTPAVKPPAPDSLPLPHPLASSSHSNLPDLVSPDVKTSHSKGMKRVMDLNAWVAGLSPDFKGWNDNEDYEDDEDDDESTQKDEDSNYDSDSGESSVTVTSNMSQSDRRSFCMSLADLCNFAGADYESENDSDEWQSMGRRSASLSSDVSALSCVSVLPTEELDKLLEDVRSLGDDTLQDYDEVQVVVLHKEVGVGLGFSLAGGVDQNKPITVHKVFHSGVAAQEGSIREGDHVLSINGTALSGSGHWEALRVLRRAKTREMAVVVLRRGDVSGASKKEVQRSPQGPTPTQTGQRMCLQLQKNSRDLGFSLQGGEGSNLGNRPLTVQKIFQGGPVDQVCPGDEVLEIGGVSMLGMRRLEAWTLIRRLPAGPVDVVLRRPPKHLET, encoded by the exons ATGGACTTGTCTTTGCTCCCAACTTCTGACTACGACAAGGAGAGGACAGCGACGAGATTCACTATCCGATCGGCCAACTCCCCCTCTTACAGTCTCTCCCGGAGGCCGGGGGtgaggaagagggaggaagccggagaatgTCATGCAAATGGCACAAACAAGGAGGAGGACTCTGGTTATCAAGCCAGGACGAGGAGTCGAGTCCAAGGTCAGAGCGAGGAGAAGGAAACCAAGCTGAACCAGAACAGCACGGCCGATAAAACAACCCCAGAAGTTGAAACAAACCGTGAATCTGAAAGCCGAGGAAGGACAGAATGGAGGAGAAACAACCTGTCGAGTAGAAGTAGGAGTTTAGACTGGAGAGCCGGTGTCCAAAGTCCTGATCGGGCCACCAAAAGAGGAAGGGATGTAAGTAAATGGGCTGCAGGTTTGGAGGAGGGAAAAGAAGTTAAAGATGGCACGACTGGCAGGGTGACGTCATCACTTCAGGGTTATAATTCTGCAGGTGCCAGTGGCATTCGAGACTGGAAACAACAGACTTTGGACCGGAACAGTAGGGGTCAAACCCTCCCATCCAGGTTGAGACTCACAGAAACGTCGTCTTCAGTTGGGCCCAAAGGCGGTCAAAGTATTCTAGAGCGGATACAGAAACTGTTTGGGTCGGCCGGTTTCGGTAAAGACTCACCAATCCCTGAAACAATTGGGGGAACCTTCCCCAGGCGTTTCTCGTCTGGAGATACCGTCAAAAGTCCTGTGCAAAAGATgtggacacaaaaagacacgatAAGCTCGGAGGCTTCACTTTCTCCTGTGAGAAGCCAGACAAGAGAGAGGTCACCAGGGAGGCAGCGGCAGGGACAGATCCAGAGCAGATATCCAGAGGAAGGTGCGGGTAGCTGGGGGACGAGGTTTGTAGAATCAGGCACTAGGTCCCTGGATAGAGCTAGGAGTCGGTGCACGGTGgcagctcagagtagagctacAAGAGGGATTAATGCAACTGCACAGCTGGACAGTTTCTTAGAAGAAGTTTCTCTTAAGGATTCAGAAAAGGATAAGAGTGAGACAAAGCTCAGACAGATTGAAACTAGGGGAATAAATGGAAGACGTACAGATGATGTGACAAACGTTAAAATTGACTGGAAAGCTGCTGATGAGGATGTGTTTGAGACAAACCCACATAAAACCACACCAACGGAGAGGAAGAAGTTTACAGAGACTTTCTCCTCTTCAGCCAGCGTCAGGAATAAGATTAGCCAGTTTGAAGCTTTGACGCAAAGAGCTGGAAGTCAAGTCGTGATGCCCAGGCGGACGTTTTCGGTGCCGACGCAACTCAGCAGACGCCACGATGGAGTTAAGAAGAGCGGGTCGGCCAAAGAAATAAACAGGCTGAGAGAGGGATTCGAGGTGGGCAATAAAGCCAAAGAAAAAATAGTGGGAACAGGAAGGAAACTTGTTTCAGAAAGATCTCTATCAGTCGACGAGGTTGGACTGAGATTAGGGAAGAAAGACACAACAGGAAGTGATTCTGATGAGTTTCGCAAATATTCCAAACTCAAGAGCACACTAGAAATCCCTCTAAATGGTGGAGCTGAGAGGCGAAGTAGAAAGTTTTACTTGGATGAGGCTGATTTAGTCAAAGTCTCAAGTCCTGAGGAGACAAATGAGAAAGAAACCAGTGATGCAACAGCTCAGAAAACAGCACCGTCTGAAATCACTTCACCAGTTAGTGACGATGACAAGACTCCAACCGACACCCCAGACCTCTCGCCCTTTATTTCACCTGCCGAGGATGCCACTCCAACCGCAGACAAAACCGAAAACGAAAGCACTTCCATCTCCACACCAGCAGTCAAACCTCCAGCTCCAGACTCTTTgcctcttcctcatcctctgGCCTCATCCTCACACAGTAACCTCCCAGATCTGGTCTCTCCAGATGTGAAAACATCGCATTCAAAGGGCATGAAACGGGTAATGGACCTGAATGCTTGGGTTGCTGGACTGAGTCCGGACTTTAAAGGCTGGAATGATAATGAGGATTatgaggatgatgaggatgatgatgaaagCACACAGAAAGATGAAGATTCAAACTACGATTCGGACTCTGGAGAATCTTCAGTGACCGTCACCAGTAATATGAGCCAGTCAGATCGCAGGAGCTTCTGTATGAG TCTTGCGGATTTGTGTAACTTTGCTGGAGCCGACTACGAATCGGAGAATGACAGCGATGAGTGGCAGTCGATGGGCCGACGGTCTGCATCGCTGAGTTCGGATGTTTCAGCtctgtcttgtgtttctgttctgcCTACCGAGGAGCTCGACAAGCTGCTGGAGGACGTCAGGAGTCTCGGCGACGACACCCTGCAG GACTATGATGAAGTTCAGGTGGTGGTTCTCCACAAGGAGGTTGGGGTCGGACTGGGCTTCAGCCTGGCAGGAGGCGTGGACCAGAACAAGCCGATCACT GTTCACAAGGTGTTCCACTCAGGCGTGGCAGCCCAGGAGGGCTCCATAAGGGAAGGGGACCATGTTTTATCCATTAATGGTACTGCACTGAGCGGTAGCGGCCACTGGGAGGCGCTGAGGGTCCTGAGGAGGGCGAAGACTCGGGAAATGGCCGTGGTAGTCCTGAGGAGGGGAGATGTTAGTGGAGCCTCCAAGAAAGAAGTTCAGAGAAGCCCCCAGGGACCGACACCCACTCAGACAG GCCAGCGAATGTGTTTGCAGCTGCAGAAGAACAGCAGAGATCTGGGCTTCAGTCTGCAGGGAGGAGAAGGATCCAATCTGGGGAACCGACCGCTCACCGTCCAGAAGATCTTCCAGG GAGGTCCCGTTGACCAGGTGTGTCCTGGAGATGAAGTCCTGGAGATCGGAGGCGTCAGCATGCTGGGGATGAGACGTCTGGaggcctggactctgatcagaAGACTTCCTGCTGGACCTGTGGACGTGGTGCTGCGGCGGCCTcccaaacatctggaaacatGA
- the c12h1orf43 gene encoding protein C1orf43 homolog isoform X2 translates to MRIDSLLSRINVVLVMAYGSLVFVLLFIFVKRQIMRLAMKSRRGPHAPLGHNAPKELRQEIEAKLCLVQKIHFEPRLLSPDDDRLNQREQSGSYDYLYRMKALDAIRDTDFPFRELGGSSAAVTGKRFRTWLLQLRNSHCMFRDKQRSVIDTVLDGYNKARHGAEAFGEAEYVKYQEALTELASIVKSHSSSSGGGGGTPSQRHQSAAKDLTISSEPAGTSPSSPTQTTYLTSSMQHRSKRPRHFLELKSFKDNYNTLDSTL, encoded by the exons ATGCGGATCGATTCTCTTCTGTCAAGAATTAACGTGGTGCTGGTGATGGCCTACGGCAGTCTG gtctttgttttgctttttatctTCGTCAAAAGACAAATTATGCGACTTGCCATGAAGTCTCGTCGAGGACCTCATGCTCCTCTCGGCCACAACGCGCCAAAG GAGCTGAGACAAGAAATAGAAGCCAAACTGTGCCTAGTCCAGAAAATCCACTTTGAGCCTCGTCTGCTGTCTCCAGACGATGACCGGCTGAATCAGAGAGAGCAGTCGG gtTCCTACGACTACCTGTACAGGATGAAAGCACTTGATGCCATCAGGGACACAG ACTTTCCTTTCCGGGAGCTGGGAGGATCGTCCGCGGCTGTGACAGGAAAACGGTTTCGTACGTGGCTTCTGCAGCTCCGGAACTCCCACTGCATGTTCAGAGACAAGCAGAGATCTGTGATCGACACGGTGCTGGACGGCTACAATAAAGCTCGACACGGAGCAGAG GCCTTTGGTGAAGCAGAATATGTGAAATACCAGGAAGCTCTAACCGAACTGGCCTCTAT TGTGAAgtctcacagcagcagcagtggtggaggaggtggcaCTCCGAGCCAGCGCCATCAATCTGCAGCCAAAGACCTGACCATCAGCTCCGAGCCTGCAGGAacctccccttcctcccccacCCAGACCACCTACCTCACCTCTTCAATGCAGCATCGCAGCAAGAGGCCCAGACACTTCCTGGAGCTGAAGAGCTTCAAGGACAACTACAACACGCTGGACAGTACGCTGTGA